The following is a genomic window from Sulfuricurvum sp..
CATCTCCCTAAAAAAATCAAAAAAGAGATCAATCCGCTATAATTGCGCCAATATTTTTTAGGAGAATTCTATGTCACAATTTACCAACGTTACCGCTGATAAAAAAGCAAATATCTATTTTGAGGGAAATGTTACTAGTCGAACACTCCGTTTTGAAGATGGAAGTATCAAAACTCTAGGAATCATGTTACCGGGCGAATATACCTTTAACACTGCTGATGCTGAAATCATGGAGATCATGAGTGGCGAAATGGAGGTTCAGCTTCCGGGATCTGAGGAGTGGGTTATGATTACAGGTCCTCAAAGTTTTGACGTTCCTGCTAACAGTGCTTTTCATCTCAAAGTTAAATCAGTGAGTGATTATTGCTGTAGTTTTGTCAAATAACACTTTACTCACGTCATTCCGTACTTGATACGGAATCCAACTATTTTTTTATATTCTAAGAGGCTACTTAGTGTCGAATTTCGATACTATCTTCCTCAATCCACCCCTCACCGATATAATCTTTCCACCCTTTTCCTGGTACAACGATTCCCGTAAGTTTATAAAAATTTTTCTCTTGAATATTACTGGTATAACTGATTTTTGTTTTTTCAACAGATTTGCACTGCGATGCAGAATCAGGTTTAGTGCATATTTTTCCACCCTCTTTTATATCAAATCGGATAGGTTTGATCAATTTACCACTACAAGATTGTGATTCTAACGATGATTTTATTTTTTTTTCGTATTTGTTATCGATAATACCCAGTAATAATTTACGTGCTTCGCTATCGCCTTGCTTTGCAGCTGATGCAAACCACATCATTGCAAGTGAAATGTTTTGCTCAACACCTCTGCCACTGATATACATGATGCCTAGATTAAATTGAGCATCTTTGTGCCCCTGTATGGCTGCTTTTTCATACCACTGCACTGCCATTGAGTGATTGATATCCGTTCCAATACCTTGCTCATACATCACACCGCAAGCATATTGTGCTTCTATATTTCCACGAACTGCTTCCGTGTAGGTAGTCGAAAAAGAGGGTTGAGAGGAGGATGCATTTAAAGTGGATAAAACTAAAAGAGTGCAGAGTAATAATTTTTTCATAAATTCGACCCTTTATCAAAAAATTATTATTTCTGTCTCCCCAAAAGAGGAGCAAAAATAGTTATTTATAGCGATAAGTGATACGCCCTTTATCAAGACTATAAGGGGTCAATTCGAGTTTTACCGTATCCCCCGGAAGAATCTTGATATAGTGCATACGCATTTTGCCGGCAATGTGACATAAAATCACATGCCCGTTCGGAAGCTCCACACGAAACGTTGCGTTCGGTAGTGCTTCAACAATCTTTCCATCAACTTCGATGACATCATCTTTTGCCATAAAATCCCTTTATATGATTGATAATATTTCAGCTCTACCGTTGATAATCGCAACCGTATGCTCGTAATGAGAGCCTCTTAGCTCATCTACACTTACCACATCCCAACCATTGGTCATGATTTTGGATGCACCCTCTTTTTGACAAATCATCGGCTCAAGACAAAAAACCATTCCGTTTTTAATCTTTGGCCCCGCTTTCGCATTCCCACCATCAAGATAGTTAGGAATTTCAGGCTCTTCATGAGGCTTTTTACCGATGCCGTGTCCGCAAAAATTGCGTAACGGTACATAGCCGCGAGAGAGGATAAATTTTTCCATCTCGAATGAGAGCTCTTTAAAGCGCATCCCATCTTTGATGATATCAATCGCGTAATACAACGTATCTTTTGCACACGCGATCAATG
Proteins encoded in this region:
- a CDS encoding pyrimidine/purine nucleoside phosphorylase, whose translation is MSQFTNVTADKKANIYFEGNVTSRTLRFEDGSIKTLGIMLPGEYTFNTADAEIMEIMSGEMEVQLPGSEEWVMITGPQSFDVPANSAFHLKVKSVSDYCCSFVK
- a CDS encoding tetratricopeptide repeat protein, which gives rise to MKKLLLCTLLVLSTLNASSSQPSFSTTYTEAVRGNIEAQYACGVMYEQGIGTDINHSMAVQWYEKAAIQGHKDAQFNLGIMYISGRGVEQNISLAMMWFASAAKQGDSEARKLLLGIIDNKYEKKIKSSLESQSCSGKLIKPIRFDIKEGGKICTKPDSASQCKSVEKTKISYTSNIQEKNFYKLTGIVVPGKGWKDYIGEGWIEEDSIEIRH
- the infA gene encoding translation initiation factor IF-1, whose translation is MAKDDVIEVDGKIVEALPNATFRVELPNGHVILCHIAGKMRMHYIKILPGDTVKLELTPYSLDKGRITYRYK
- the map gene encoding type I methionyl aminopeptidase, translated to MAIALRKNDEIAKLREANKIVAGTLELLRENAKVGVSLKELDAMGEEYIRSHNAKPSFKGLYGFPSAVCTSLNNVIIHGIPTDYRLQEGDIIGFDVGTQKSGYFGDAAITVGVGQISAEDEALIACAKDTLYYAIDIIKDGMRFKELSFEMEKFILSRGYVPLRNFCGHGIGKKPHEEPEIPNYLDGGNAKAGPKIKNGMVFCLEPMICQKEGASKIMTNGWDVVSVDELRGSHYEHTVAIINGRAEILSII